A genomic segment from Deinococcus sp. YIM 77859 encodes:
- a CDS encoding ABC transporter permease, whose product MTTTASQNQTRTRPARGQSQFAVAWAQFRRNRLAQIGGTLLILLYLMALLAPFLAPDSLSSYSTTNITRFHPPTPIHFRDPETGAFTRPFVYQYAQQLNMETFVNEYRPTETRCPIYFGVRGEPYRLLGFIPGNIHLFGTGSENPACKVYLFGGEALGRDLFTRTMYASQISLTIGVGAVLITTLIGLFMGAAAAYFGGVVDTVIMRMVEVLAAIPSLFLLILLRSVFPQDINPIFALYMILGLLAFIGWGGLARVVRGQLLSVREQDFVSAAQALGAGNGRIMWRHMLPTMTTYVIVTLSLAIPSYILLESSLSFLGIGAVEPYVSWGGLLSQAQEGGFASITQRPWVLIPGFFIVFTVMCFQLLGDGLRDAFDPRKRQ is encoded by the coding sequence ATGACGACAACGGCTTCACAAAACCAGACCCGTACTCGCCCGGCCCGGGGTCAGTCGCAATTTGCCGTAGCCTGGGCGCAGTTCCGCAGGAACCGCCTCGCGCAGATCGGCGGCACGCTGCTCATCCTGCTGTACCTCATGGCGCTGCTGGCCCCCTTTCTGGCGCCTGACAGCCTGTCGAGCTACTCGACCACGAACATTACCCGGTTCCACCCGCCCACGCCCATTCACTTCCGTGACCCCGAAACGGGCGCGTTCACTCGGCCCTTCGTGTACCAGTACGCGCAGCAGCTGAACATGGAGACGTTTGTGAACGAGTACCGGCCCACCGAGACGCGCTGCCCGATCTACTTTGGCGTGCGTGGCGAGCCCTACCGGCTGCTGGGGTTTATTCCGGGCAACATTCATCTCTTTGGGACCGGCAGTGAGAACCCTGCCTGCAAGGTGTACCTCTTTGGGGGTGAGGCTCTCGGCCGTGACCTCTTTACTCGCACCATGTACGCCTCGCAGATCTCGCTCACCATCGGTGTGGGCGCGGTGCTGATCACCACCCTCATCGGGCTTTTTATGGGGGCGGCGGCGGCCTACTTCGGCGGCGTCGTGGATACGGTGATTATGCGCATGGTGGAGGTGCTTGCGGCGATTCCTAGCCTCTTCCTCTTGATCCTGCTGCGCTCGGTGTTTCCGCAGGACATCAATCCAATTTTCGCGCTGTATATGATCCTGGGTCTGCTGGCCTTTATCGGCTGGGGCGGCCTGGCCCGGGTGGTGCGCGGACAACTCCTCAGCGTGCGAGAACAGGATTTCGTCTCGGCGGCGCAGGCGCTGGGCGCTGGCAACGGGCGCATCATGTGGCGGCACATGCTGCCCACCATGACCACCTACGTGATTGTGACCCTCAGCCTGGCCATTCCAAGCTACATCCTGCTGGAATCGAGCCTGAGCTTCCTGGGCATCGGCGCGGTCGAGCCCTATGTCTCCTGGGGCGGCCTGCTGAGCCAGGCGCAGGAGGGCGGCTTTGCCAGCATCACGCAGCGGCCCTGGGTGCTGATTCCCGGTTTCTTCATCGTGTTTACGGTGATGTGCTTCCAGCTGCTGGGTGACGGCCTGCGCGACGCCTTTGACCCACGCAAGCGCCAGTAA
- a CDS encoding ABC transporter ATP-binding protein yields MPGKGEPLLEVNNLQKYFPIRGGLLSRVVGNVKAVNDVSFKLGRGEVVGLVGESGSGKTTAGRAILRLIEPTGGQVIFNGTDITKLSKSQMRDYRREMQIIFQDPFASLNPRMTVADIIGEAMQIHNLHPGKERLERIAELLEKVGLRPEHMRRYPHEFSGGQRQRIGIARALAVSPSFIVADEPVSALDVSIQAQVVNLLQDLQEELGLTVLFIAHDLAVVEYICDRIIVMYLGRVMEIAPSRELNNNPKHPYTEALLSAAPVPDPTVKRQRIILEGDIPSPINPPSGCVFRTRCRYAIDDCARVVPELREVAPGHFKACIRDDIL; encoded by the coding sequence ATGCCCGGCAAGGGTGAGCCTCTGCTGGAGGTCAACAACCTGCAAAAGTACTTTCCGATTCGCGGCGGGCTGCTCTCGCGGGTGGTGGGGAACGTCAAAGCCGTCAATGACGTGTCCTTTAAGCTGGGCCGTGGCGAGGTTGTCGGGCTGGTGGGTGAATCCGGCTCGGGCAAAACCACGGCGGGCCGCGCAATCCTGCGCCTCATCGAGCCCACCGGCGGGCAGGTGATCTTTAACGGGACCGACATCACCAAGCTCAGCAAGAGCCAGATGCGCGACTACCGCCGGGAGATGCAGATCATCTTCCAAGATCCCTTTGCCTCTCTTAACCCCCGCATGACGGTCGCGGACATCATCGGCGAGGCGATGCAGATTCACAATCTGCACCCCGGCAAGGAGCGCCTTGAGCGCATCGCCGAGCTGCTGGAGAAGGTGGGCTTGCGGCCCGAACACATGCGCCGTTACCCCCACGAGTTTTCGGGTGGACAGCGCCAGCGCATCGGGATCGCGCGCGCCCTGGCGGTAAGCCCCTCCTTTATCGTGGCGGACGAGCCGGTATCGGCCCTCGACGTGTCCATTCAGGCGCAGGTGGTTAACCTCCTGCAGGACCTCCAGGAGGAGCTGGGCCTCACGGTGCTGTTTATCGCGCACGACCTGGCCGTCGTGGAGTACATCTGTGACCGGATCATCGTGATGTACCTGGGCCGCGTGATGGAGATCGCCCCCAGCCGCGAACTGAACAACAACCCCAAGCACCCCTACACAGAAGCGCTGCTCTCGGCGGCCCCGGTGCCTGATCCCACCGTCAAACGCCAGCGCATCATCCTAGAAGGCGACATCCCCAGCCCGATCAACCCGCCTTCGGGCTGCGTGTTCCGCACCCGTTGCCGCTACGCCATTGACGACTGCGCGCGGGTCGTGCCGGAACTGCGCGAAGTTGCTCCCGGCCACTTCAAGGCCTGCATCCGTGACGACATCCTGTAG
- a CDS encoding ABC transporter substrate-binding protein — protein sequence MKKALLVALAMTAGSAVAAPFVWPAAWTAEQNTANKRGGEFRDYTISDFKTFNPFTSAEATSVPDTMAEGTGLFIQDPRNDDLIPYMAAGEPTVSNGGKRFVVKIRQGMKFSDGQPITADDWITTWKIHTDDKVGSNSYDSFFLNKKPITIKKIDDYTLQFDFPQASSQAYVRMAFTPWPDHIFGKAYRAGGAEAIKKMWTLGTPANQIVSPGMWVLSSYRAGERTVFERNKYWGEWNKDSRGNALPYLDQYSYRITSDLNAALAAFLAGQIDAFGPRNADDLAQIKRAIDSGKLKATLLPNVSPQASSQWIVFNWNKASDPAKQKLFRDVRFRRAMSHIANREAMIQLALGGLGSENYFSVYPIFKQQIAAGASAPKYPYNLAEASKLLAQLGYTKKNAQGYLVDKNGKVLEFNLSTNAGNTVREQLGRIFADEAKKVGVKVNFTPIDFNNLVNQLTAKGEDRPFDAILLGLSGGSNIWPFGSNVVPCGGNLHSYNNNSKGTCLTPQESLMTKLYYQGDAEIDPAKRRAIGAQLMKAEGELQPVIYLVGGNYHVAFNERVGGEYPRNLMNAYYGSRMNALTFIK from the coding sequence ATGAAAAAAGCCCTGTTGGTTGCCCTGGCGATGACCGCCGGTTCCGCTGTCGCCGCCCCCTTCGTTTGGCCCGCGGCTTGGACGGCCGAGCAGAACACGGCCAACAAGCGCGGTGGTGAGTTCCGTGACTACACGATCTCGGATTTCAAGACCTTTAACCCCTTCACCAGCGCGGAAGCGACCAGCGTTCCCGACACGATGGCCGAAGGAACGGGCCTGTTTATTCAGGATCCTCGGAACGATGACCTCATTCCGTACATGGCGGCGGGTGAGCCCACGGTCAGCAACGGCGGCAAGCGTTTTGTGGTCAAGATCCGCCAGGGCATGAAGTTCAGTGATGGACAGCCCATCACGGCGGACGACTGGATCACCACCTGGAAGATTCACACCGACGACAAGGTCGGCAGCAACAGCTACGACTCCTTCTTCCTGAACAAGAAGCCCATCACCATCAAGAAGATCGACGACTACACCCTGCAGTTTGACTTCCCCCAGGCCAGCTCCCAGGCGTATGTTCGGATGGCCTTTACGCCCTGGCCCGACCACATCTTCGGCAAGGCCTACCGCGCGGGTGGCGCCGAGGCGATCAAAAAGATGTGGACGCTGGGTACCCCCGCCAACCAGATCGTCTCCCCGGGCATGTGGGTGCTGAGCAGCTACCGCGCCGGTGAGCGCACGGTGTTTGAGCGCAACAAGTACTGGGGCGAGTGGAACAAGGACAGCCGCGGCAACGCGCTGCCCTATCTGGACCAGTACTCGTACCGCATCACGAGCGACCTGAATGCTGCTCTCGCGGCCTTCCTGGCCGGGCAGATCGATGCTTTCGGTCCGCGCAACGCCGATGACCTCGCGCAGATCAAGCGCGCCATCGACAGCGGCAAACTCAAGGCCACGCTGCTTCCCAACGTCAGCCCGCAGGCCAGCAGCCAGTGGATCGTCTTCAACTGGAACAAGGCCAGCGATCCCGCCAAGCAGAAGCTCTTCCGTGACGTGCGCTTCCGCCGCGCCATGAGCCACATCGCCAACCGTGAGGCCATGATTCAGCTCGCTCTGGGCGGTCTGGGCTCGGAGAACTACTTCAGCGTGTACCCCATCTTCAAGCAGCAGATCGCTGCTGGGGCGAGCGCGCCCAAGTACCCCTACAACCTGGCGGAGGCCAGCAAGCTGCTTGCTCAGCTCGGCTATACCAAGAAGAACGCCCAGGGCTACCTGGTCGACAAGAACGGCAAGGTGCTGGAATTCAACCTCAGCACCAACGCGGGCAACACCGTTCGTGAACAGCTGGGCCGCATCTTTGCGGACGAGGCCAAGAAGGTCGGTGTGAAGGTCAACTTCACTCCCATCGACTTCAACAACCTTGTCAACCAGCTTACCGCCAAGGGTGAGGACCGTCCCTTCGACGCGATTCTGCTGGGGCTTTCGGGCGGCAGCAACATCTGGCCCTTCGGCAGCAACGTGGTGCCCTGCGGCGGCAACCTGCACAGCTACAACAACAACAGCAAGGGCACCTGCTTGACGCCGCAAGAAAGCCTGATGACCAAGCTGTACTACCAGGGTGACGCCGAGATTGATCCGGCGAAGCGCCGCGCCATCGGTGCCCAGCTGATGAAGGCTGAGGGTGAACTCCAGCCCGTGATCTACCTGGTGGGCGGTAACTACCACGTCGCCTTTAATGAGCGCGTAGGCGGCGAGTACCCGCGCAACCTGATGAACGCCTACTACGGCTCTCGGATGAACGCGCTCACCTTCATCAAGTAA
- a CDS encoding DUF4139 domain-containing protein, with protein MRSIVTLALLATLGTASAADLRIYPSFAEVREPVRAAGTTLTVTLPEAAWAGLLPGTLDLDGLRFSSAVQRQEAGWLASLEGKRVYVNKEDGRAEPVTLVRARDLLVRDAQGRYRTVRFEELIFDVLPPPNPQAPTQTLTFTLPQPGSGTLSYLTRAVTWAPRYTLDASASGAQLSALADIRNTADLAYDVKTTELYAGDVNVQGPPMPAPYMSARVEATAAADAAPKINSLGELRGLYRYALSTPFTLPANSTVTLPFLAPKLTLFERYAGLNTYFTPQNSSGTLSRFYRLKADQRLPGGSLTVREEGRIVGQTTLTETPKGELIEFSLGSDPDVRYTRTVQLLSSDRNPQGNVLRSTYRVTYAFENSKDRPVRAEVTERVNGRRILIDGVTKGQNASAELRVDVPANGKVTKSLTLVIDNSEQ; from the coding sequence ATGAGGAGCATTGTGACGCTGGCCCTGTTGGCCACCCTGGGAACCGCCTCGGCCGCCGACCTCCGGATCTATCCCAGCTTCGCGGAGGTGCGTGAACCTGTGCGAGCTGCCGGGACCACCCTGACGGTCACGCTGCCCGAGGCCGCCTGGGCGGGCCTTCTTCCCGGCACCCTGGATCTGGACGGCCTTCGTTTTAGCAGCGCCGTGCAGCGGCAGGAGGCAGGCTGGCTGGCCTCGCTGGAGGGCAAACGGGTGTACGTGAACAAGGAGGACGGCCGTGCAGAACCCGTCACGCTGGTTCGTGCCCGTGACCTGCTTGTGCGGGACGCGCAGGGCCGTTACCGAACGGTGCGCTTCGAGGAGCTGATCTTCGACGTGCTGCCGCCCCCCAACCCGCAGGCGCCCACCCAGACGCTCACCTTTACGCTGCCGCAGCCGGGAAGCGGCACCCTGTCCTACCTCACCCGCGCCGTGACCTGGGCACCGCGCTATACCCTGGACGCCAGTGCCAGCGGCGCGCAGCTCTCGGCCCTGGCCGATATTCGCAACACCGCCGATCTCGCCTACGACGTCAAGACGACCGAACTCTATGCCGGAGACGTGAACGTACAGGGACCGCCGATGCCCGCGCCGTACATGAGTGCCCGGGTTGAGGCCACCGCCGCTGCCGACGCCGCGCCCAAAATCAACTCGCTTGGCGAGCTGCGCGGCCTGTACCGCTACGCGCTTTCTACCCCCTTCACCCTTCCGGCCAACAGCACGGTCACGTTGCCCTTTCTGGCGCCCAAGCTGACGCTGTTTGAGCGGTATGCGGGCCTGAACACCTACTTCACGCCCCAGAATAGCTCCGGCACCCTCAGCCGCTTCTACCGCCTCAAAGCTGACCAGCGTCTGCCGGGCGGCAGCCTAACGGTGCGCGAGGAGGGCCGTATTGTTGGACAAACCACTCTGACTGAGACCCCAAAGGGTGAGCTGATTGAATTCAGCCTAGGCAGTGATCCCGACGTTCGCTACACGCGAACCGTCCAGCTTCTGAGCAGCGACCGGAACCCCCAGGGCAACGTCCTGAGAAGCACCTACCGAGTGACCTATGCCTTCGAGAACAGCAAAGACCGCCCTGTCCGTGCCGAAGTCACCGAACGGGTCAACGGTCGCCGCATTCTGATCGACGGCGTGACCAAGGGCCAGAATGCTTCCGCCGAGCTGCGTGTAGATGTGCCCGCCAACGGCAAGGTGACAAAGAGCCTGACACTGGTCATCGACAACAGCGAGCAGTAG
- a CDS encoding ABC transporter ATP-binding protein — protein MTHQGEVLLAVNGLKTYFHTDDGVVKSVDGVTFHIKKGETLAVVGESGSGKSVTSLSIMRLIPMPPGRIEEGEILFTGKDGVQKDIVRLPEAEMRRIRGNDISMIFQEPMTSLNPVYTVGDQIAEAVMLHQGKSKREAMGVATEMLRLVGIPAPEKRVNEYPHQMSGGMRQRVMIAMALSCNPALLIADEPTTALDVTIQAQILDLMRKLQKEIGMSILFITHNLGVVAEMADRVVVMYGGRVVEEGDVVEIFKAPRHPYTMGLLNSIPRPGLDVREDGQPKRRLEAIPGNVPNPLNLPRGCSFEPRCKFAVEACREAVPPLFDTGGGHTARCIRWQEFEQAQQEVTA, from the coding sequence ATGACCCACCAGGGTGAAGTGCTGCTGGCCGTCAACGGCCTCAAGACGTACTTCCACACCGATGACGGCGTGGTAAAGAGCGTGGACGGCGTGACCTTCCACATTAAGAAGGGAGAGACGCTGGCGGTGGTGGGCGAGTCGGGGTCGGGCAAGAGCGTGACCAGCCTGAGCATCATGCGTCTGATTCCTATGCCGCCGGGCCGGATCGAGGAGGGCGAGATCCTGTTTACCGGCAAGGACGGCGTTCAAAAGGACATCGTGCGCCTCCCCGAGGCCGAGATGCGCCGCATTCGTGGCAACGACATCTCCATGATCTTTCAGGAGCCCATGACCAGCCTCAACCCGGTCTATACGGTCGGGGACCAGATCGCCGAAGCGGTGATGCTCCACCAGGGCAAAAGCAAGCGTGAGGCGATGGGTGTGGCCACCGAGATGCTGCGGCTGGTCGGGATTCCTGCCCCCGAGAAACGGGTGAACGAGTATCCGCACCAGATGTCGGGTGGGATGCGCCAGCGCGTGATGATCGCCATGGCCCTCTCGTGCAACCCGGCCCTGCTCATTGCCGATGAGCCCACCACGGCGCTGGACGTGACCATTCAGGCCCAGATTCTGGACCTGATGCGCAAGCTCCAGAAGGAAATCGGCATGAGCATCCTCTTTATTACACACAACCTTGGCGTGGTGGCGGAGATGGCTGACCGCGTGGTGGTGATGTACGGCGGGCGTGTGGTCGAGGAAGGCGACGTGGTGGAGATTTTTAAAGCGCCCCGTCATCCCTACACGATGGGGCTCCTGAATTCCATTCCTCGCCCGGGCCTGGACGTACGCGAGGACGGGCAGCCCAAACGCCGCCTAGAAGCCATTCCCGGCAATGTGCCCAACCCCCTTAACCTGCCGCGTGGCTGCTCCTTTGAGCCGCGGTGCAAGTTTGCGGTGGAGGCCTGCCGCGAGGCGGTGCCGCCCCTCTTTGATACCGGTGGCGGCCATACGGCGCGCTGCATCCGCTGGCAGGAGTTTGAACAGGCCCAGCAGGAGGTGACGGCATGA
- a CDS encoding ABC transporter permease — MIPFLLRRLVQAIPTLLLSSVLIFFVIQLAPGDFLTTARLNPNISPEQVANLERNFGLDRPVWQQYLLWMQNMLRGDFGLSFQYQQPVLEVVWPRVLNSLWLVLLNLFFFYLIAIPVGVYGAVRQNSLGDKAINVVLYFLLGFPSFFLALITIYLILQVRNATGLDIPVGGMTSNNYEQLSTLGRIWDVLKHLLIPALVLAISDAAGLTRVIRGQMLEVMRSDYIRTARAKGVGERSVIWKHTFRNGILPIVAGIGGLLPGLISGAGFIEVVFAYPGITPMLLTAINTQDLYLIAGFTVITTVLLIVGNAISDLLLAVVDPRVKVA; from the coding sequence ATGATCCCCTTCCTCCTGCGGCGGCTGGTTCAGGCCATCCCGACCCTGCTGCTCTCCAGTGTCCTGATCTTTTTTGTTATCCAGCTGGCTCCCGGCGACTTTCTGACCACTGCCCGGCTCAACCCCAACATCAGTCCCGAACAGGTTGCCAACCTGGAGCGGAATTTTGGCCTGGACCGTCCCGTGTGGCAGCAGTACCTGCTGTGGATGCAGAACATGCTGCGCGGCGACTTCGGCTTGTCGTTCCAATACCAGCAGCCCGTGCTCGAGGTGGTCTGGCCACGCGTTCTGAACTCGTTGTGGCTGGTGCTGCTGAACCTGTTTTTCTTTTACCTGATTGCCATTCCGGTAGGCGTGTACGGGGCGGTTCGCCAAAACTCGTTGGGTGACAAGGCCATCAACGTGGTGCTGTACTTTCTGTTGGGCTTCCCCAGCTTCTTTCTGGCGCTGATCACCATCTACCTCATTCTGCAGGTGCGGAATGCGACGGGCCTGGATATTCCGGTCGGCGGCATGACCAGCAACAACTACGAACAGCTCTCGACGCTTGGGCGAATCTGGGACGTTCTCAAACACCTGCTCATTCCGGCGCTGGTTCTGGCGATTTCCGATGCGGCTGGTCTCACGCGCGTGATTCGCGGGCAGATGCTGGAGGTCATGCGCTCGGACTATATCCGCACGGCGCGTGCCAAGGGGGTCGGTGAGCGCAGCGTGATCTGGAAGCACACCTTCCGCAACGGCATCCTGCCCATTGTAGCGGGCATCGGCGGCCTGCTGCCCGGCCTGATTAGCGGTGCAGGCTTCATTGAGGTCGTGTTTGCCTATCCTGGCATCACGCCTATGCTGCTCACGGCGATCAACACCCAGGACCTGTACCTGATCGCGGGCTTCACAGTCATCACGACGGTTTTGCTCATCGTGGGCAACGCCATCAGTGACCTGTTGCTGGCGGTCGTTGACCCGCGCGTGAAGGTGGCCTGA
- the secG gene encoding preprotein translocase subunit SecG encodes MVLTLFIILFALVCVGLVFFVLLQVPKQAGLSASMASGGSLLGGRGVEGGLVRVTSVLGGLFMLLALLMNVVS; translated from the coding sequence ATGGTTCTGACGCTGTTTATCATTCTGTTCGCCCTGGTCTGCGTGGGGCTGGTGTTCTTTGTGCTGCTTCAGGTGCCCAAGCAGGCAGGTCTGAGCGCCAGCATGGCTTCCGGCGGCTCACTGCTTGGCGGGCGCGGCGTAGAAGGCGGCTTGGTACGCGTCACGAGCGTGCTGGGCGGCCTCTTCATGCTGCTGGCCCTGCTGATGAACGTCGTGTCGTAG